The DNA sequence ATATTGGGAGTCGCTATGAATATGCACCCTAAGCCCCTGCTCAAGGTATTGCCTGGCCATCAAGAGCGCCTGATGCAGGGCGTTTAACTCGGCGGTGTTGTTGGTGCCCTTGGGGTTGTAGAGTCCATACCAGAGTTCGGCTAACTCGCCTTTTTTATACAGCGCCAGGCCAGAACCCGCCTCACCCGGATTGGGCTCGCAGCCGCCATCGGTATAGATATCGATATCGCTGTCTGGCTGCTCACTAACGGCGGGCTTGCTTGGCTTGGATGCCGCCGGTTTAGCCTTGCTGCTAGTCCCCTTGCTGCCTGCGGCGGATTGGCCTTTACCAGCACCAAAGGCGGCCTCGGCTTCTGCCTGGGTCTTAAACGACTTATAACGCGCGCCGGCAAAGCCGTCGACC is a window from the Shewanella loihica PV-4 genome containing:
- a CDS encoding ribonuclease H family protein, with amino-acid sequence MASKYYVVWAGRETGIFTSWPQTKALVDGFAGARYKSFKTQAEAEAAFGAGKGQSAAGSKGTSSKAKPAASKPSKPAVSEQPDSDIDIYTDGGCEPNPGEAGSGLALYKKGELAELWYGLYNPKGTNNTAELNALHQALLMARQYLEQGLRVHIHSDSQYAIKCISLWAYGWKANGWRRKTGEIANLSVIQEAHELYDSLKDKLKLSHVAAHVGIEGNELADRMSIYTIESKETRFSRYQQPLDVPALLAMRAG